In Opitutaceae bacterium TAV5, one genomic interval encodes:
- a CDS encoding AraC family transcriptional regulator, giving the protein MPKTTFLLSFSPMKKRKNPDAPFRVQLVVGEGLEYFRNTLLGARHYGFDTGRLEFADRWLAHERTDNPAALVRRDRIDGIVAAINTRDEEARFLEAGVPVVNLSNGMISPVLPLVTQDDVAAGHLAAEHLRACGCQAFGFWGQPGAAYSEERLQGFRRALGDNSPAVGGGIPFGRRTPATVFAAMKRWLATLQHRRPLGLFAVLDTLALQLIRAARELGWRVPEDVAVLGAGDDDFWVDFESVPLSSVRLPSRAIGYEAARLLDRLMTRGERGHGEVVRLPVSEVAARRSTDVLFVDDPAVSKAVRLIRESGGRLRVAELVRAAGVSRSGLQARFRKALGRSMLEEIHRVKLARARELLATTDQKLSAVAAQSGLGSQHRLSVLFRTKLGQTPSAFRRERKG; this is encoded by the coding sequence TTGCCGAAAACGACATTTCTTTTGTCATTTTCGCCAATGAAAAAGCGGAAAAATCCCGACGCGCCGTTCCGGGTGCAGCTCGTTGTCGGAGAGGGGCTGGAGTATTTTCGCAACACCCTGCTCGGGGCGCGTCACTACGGTTTCGACACGGGCCGCCTCGAATTTGCCGATCGCTGGCTGGCGCACGAGCGGACCGACAATCCCGCCGCACTCGTCCGCCGCGACCGGATCGACGGGATCGTCGCCGCGATCAACACGCGGGACGAGGAAGCCCGTTTTCTGGAAGCAGGTGTTCCGGTCGTGAACCTCTCCAACGGCATGATCTCCCCCGTCCTGCCGCTGGTAACGCAGGACGATGTGGCGGCCGGACATCTGGCGGCGGAGCATTTGCGTGCGTGCGGTTGCCAGGCATTCGGTTTTTGGGGACAGCCCGGCGCCGCCTATTCGGAAGAGAGGCTGCAGGGGTTTCGCCGCGCGTTGGGCGATAACAGTCCTGCGGTGGGCGGCGGCATCCCCTTCGGGCGTCGCACGCCCGCAACCGTTTTCGCCGCCATGAAACGCTGGCTGGCGACGCTGCAACATCGCCGTCCGCTCGGGCTGTTCGCGGTGCTCGACACGCTGGCGCTGCAACTGATCCGCGCCGCCCGCGAACTCGGCTGGCGCGTGCCGGAGGATGTGGCGGTGCTCGGCGCCGGCGACGACGACTTCTGGGTGGATTTCGAAAGCGTGCCTCTGTCGAGCGTGCGGTTGCCGTCACGGGCGATCGGATACGAGGCGGCACGCTTGCTGGACAGGCTGATGACGCGTGGCGAGCGCGGGCATGGCGAAGTGGTGCGCCTCCCGGTGAGCGAGGTGGCGGCGCGGCGTTCGACGGATGTGCTTTTTGTGGATGATCCGGCGGTGTCGAAAGCGGTGCGCCTGATCCGCGAAAGCGGGGGGCGGCTGCGGGTGGCGGAGCTGGTCCGTGCGGCCGGCGTGTCGCGCTCGGGCTTGCAGGCGCGTTTCCGGAAGGCGCTCGGCCGCTCGATGCTGGAGGAGATTCACCGGGTAAAGCTGGCGCGCGCGCGGGAGCTGCTGGCGACGACCGATCAAAAACTCTCCGCCGTCGCCGCGCAGTCCGGCCTCGGCAGCCAGCATCGCCTCAGCGTGCTGTTCCGGACGAAGCTGGGGCAAACGCCGTCGGCCTTTCGCCGGGAGCGGAAGGGATGA
- a CDS encoding heme ABC transporter ATPase (Uup; in Escherichia coli this cytoplasmic protein was shown to contain ATPase activity; mutations in this gene affect RecA-independent excision of transposons and affects Mu bacteriophage growth) codes for MALLTLLDVSHAFGGPPVLDHINFQVDPGERVCLVGRNGAGKSTLMKLIAGDMKPDTGEIFRQPGAHFARLTQEIPAEVGLPGSVHDFVAAGLRPASAHEEDWEQEIRLEQLLDRMQLPPAAEVARLSGGLKRRVLLARALASAPDLLLLDEPTNHLDLASILWLEEFLQTEKIGLFFVTHDRAFLRKLAGRIVELDRGVLTNWACPYDTFLVRRQERLEAEERQQAATDKKLAQEEEWSRRQPSARRTKAVARLEQLAALRAERRNRRARTGTATLRVTTASESGVKVIDAENLSFAWPPPPPAAGSSEFRVSGSELEETPVAGSPTLNSRLQTLNPAAEPPPPLLRDFTATIMRGDKIGLIGPNGAGKTTFIKLLLGQLQPTGGTLKHGTQLEVVYLDQLRAQIDDAKSVADNVADGNTTVTVAGKTKHVISYLQDFLFEPDRARTPARVLSGGERNRLLLARLFTRPANVLVLDEPTNDLDAETLELLENLLVEFAGTLIVVSHDRAFLDEVVTSVYVFEGEGRVAEYVGGYTDWQAELARKPAGAGTPDQKSPASGSGAGPATAGTPPPGAARPRKLTNRERNELAALPARIEKLETEQAELTARLADPAFYQREPGAAGEVRARMAVIEEELATVFARWEELEAAATE; via the coding sequence ATGGCGCTGCTCACCTTGCTCGACGTTTCCCATGCCTTCGGCGGTCCGCCGGTTCTCGACCACATCAACTTCCAGGTCGATCCGGGTGAACGCGTGTGCCTCGTCGGGCGCAACGGCGCGGGCAAGTCCACGCTCATGAAGCTCATCGCGGGCGACATGAAACCCGACACCGGCGAAATCTTCCGCCAGCCCGGCGCGCACTTCGCCCGGCTCACCCAGGAAATTCCCGCCGAGGTCGGGCTGCCCGGCTCCGTCCACGATTTTGTTGCCGCCGGGCTCCGTCCCGCCTCCGCGCACGAGGAGGACTGGGAGCAGGAAATCCGCCTCGAACAACTCCTCGACCGGATGCAGCTCCCGCCCGCCGCCGAAGTCGCCCGGCTCTCCGGCGGACTCAAGCGTCGCGTGCTCCTCGCCCGCGCGCTCGCCAGCGCGCCCGACCTGCTCCTGCTCGACGAACCGACCAACCATCTCGACCTCGCCAGCATCCTCTGGCTGGAAGAATTTTTGCAGACCGAGAAAATCGGTCTGTTTTTCGTCACCCACGACCGCGCCTTCCTCCGCAAGCTCGCCGGCCGCATCGTCGAGCTCGACCGCGGCGTGCTCACCAACTGGGCCTGCCCGTACGACACCTTTCTCGTCCGTCGCCAGGAACGGCTCGAAGCCGAAGAACGCCAGCAGGCCGCCACCGACAAAAAACTGGCGCAGGAGGAAGAATGGTCGCGCCGCCAGCCGAGCGCGCGCCGCACCAAGGCCGTGGCCCGCCTCGAACAACTCGCCGCCCTCCGCGCCGAACGACGCAACCGCCGCGCCCGCACCGGCACCGCCACCCTCCGCGTGACCACGGCGAGCGAATCCGGCGTCAAGGTCATCGACGCCGAAAACCTGTCGTTTGCCTGGCCCCCGCCGCCGCCTGCGGCGGGGAGTTCGGAGTTCAGGGTTTCCGGTTCAGAGTTGGAAGAGACGCCCGTAGCCGGTTCCCCAACCCTGAACTCCAGACTCCAAACCCTGAACCCGGCGGCGGAGCCGCCGCCGCCGCTCCTGCGCGACTTCACCGCCACCATCATGCGCGGCGACAAGATCGGCCTCATCGGCCCCAACGGCGCGGGCAAGACCACGTTTATCAAACTGCTCCTCGGGCAGCTCCAGCCGACCGGGGGCACGCTCAAGCACGGCACGCAGCTCGAGGTCGTCTATCTCGACCAGCTCCGTGCGCAAATCGACGACGCAAAATCCGTCGCCGACAACGTGGCCGACGGCAACACGACCGTGACCGTCGCGGGGAAGACGAAGCACGTCATCAGCTACCTCCAGGATTTTCTCTTCGAGCCCGACCGCGCGCGCACTCCCGCCCGCGTGCTTTCCGGCGGCGAACGCAACCGGCTCCTCCTCGCGCGCCTTTTCACCCGGCCGGCCAACGTCCTCGTGCTCGACGAACCGACCAACGACCTCGATGCCGAAACGCTGGAGTTGCTGGAAAACCTGCTCGTCGAATTTGCGGGCACGCTGATCGTGGTAAGCCATGACCGCGCATTTCTGGATGAGGTGGTGACGAGCGTGTACGTGTTCGAGGGCGAGGGCCGCGTCGCGGAATACGTCGGCGGCTACACCGACTGGCAGGCCGAGCTGGCGCGGAAACCCGCCGGGGCGGGGACCCCGGATCAGAAATCCCCGGCCTCAGGCAGCGGGGCAGGTCCCGCGACGGCAGGAACTCCGCCGCCGGGAGCGGCGCGTCCGCGCAAGCTCACGAACCGGGAACGCAACGAGCTCGCCGCCCTCCCGGCGCGTATCGAGAAGCTGGAGACCGAACAGGCGGAGCTGACTGCGAGACTGGCCGATCCGGCGTTCTACCAGCGCGAGCCCGGCGCGGCCGGCGAGGTGCGCGCGCGGATGGCGGTGATCGAGGAGGAGCTGGCGACAGTGTTTGCGCGTTGGGAAGAGCTGGAAGCGGCGGCGACGGAGTGA
- a CDS encoding molecular chaperone Hsp90, with translation MSNTTAPQSFEFQAEIKQLLDIVIHSLYTEKEIFVRELVSNASDALEKLRHLQLTEKDIQDAGRDLEINLTTDDKATPKTLTIQDTGLGMTREELVKNLGTIAHSGSKAFLKALGENGQKNANLIGQFGVGFYAAFMAGQSVKVYSRSWRTAEPGHVWSSDGAGSYSIEEAPDLTRGTKIVIELKDDCGEFAEESRVKSILERYSAFVSFPINLNGKRINTIQALWLRSKNEIKDEEYTEFYKFQAHAWDEPRLRLHFSADAPLQINSLLFVPKENTEKFGMSRLEPAVALYCRKVLIDARPKDLLPEWLRFLKGVVDSEDLPLNISRETMQDKALLQKLGTVITKRFLKFLEEEATARPDAYNEFYNEFAIFLKEGAATDYANKDALVKLLRFESSLTEKGKATSLADYVSRITGTGDNAQKEIYYLIGANREALENGPYLEGFKSRGIEVLFCYEPVDEYVMNNVREFDGKKLISADHADVKLPDAPTPPEAEGALTKDEIEDLAKWLKETLGERVETVKSSDRLVESPALATNADKFMTPHMRRMMKAMNKDAADAPLKVNLEINPRHAVIRHLAAARSASPEKAKLIAEQILDNSLIAAGLFEDPTKMIARLYKLLEQV, from the coding sequence ATGTCCAACACCACTGCTCCGCAATCCTTCGAGTTCCAGGCCGAAATCAAGCAACTGCTCGATATCGTTATCCACTCGCTCTATACGGAGAAGGAAATCTTCGTCCGTGAGCTTGTTTCCAACGCCTCCGACGCGCTGGAGAAACTCCGCCACCTCCAGCTCACCGAAAAAGACATCCAGGACGCCGGCCGCGACCTCGAGATCAACCTCACCACCGACGACAAGGCCACGCCCAAGACCCTCACGATCCAGGACACCGGCCTCGGCATGACCCGCGAGGAACTGGTGAAAAACCTCGGCACCATCGCCCACTCCGGCTCCAAGGCCTTCCTCAAGGCCCTCGGCGAGAATGGCCAGAAAAACGCCAACCTCATCGGCCAGTTCGGCGTCGGTTTCTACGCCGCGTTCATGGCCGGCCAGTCGGTGAAAGTCTACTCCCGCTCCTGGCGCACGGCCGAGCCCGGTCACGTCTGGTCGAGCGATGGCGCCGGCAGCTACTCGATCGAGGAAGCGCCCGACCTCACGCGCGGCACCAAAATCGTGATCGAGCTCAAGGACGACTGCGGCGAATTCGCCGAAGAGTCGCGGGTGAAGAGCATCCTCGAACGCTACAGCGCCTTCGTCTCGTTCCCGATCAACCTCAACGGCAAACGCATCAACACCATCCAGGCGCTCTGGTTGCGCTCGAAAAACGAAATCAAGGACGAGGAGTACACCGAGTTCTACAAGTTCCAGGCGCACGCCTGGGACGAGCCGCGCCTGCGCCTCCATTTCAGCGCCGACGCCCCACTCCAGATCAACTCGCTGCTCTTCGTGCCGAAGGAAAACACCGAAAAATTCGGCATGTCGCGCCTCGAACCCGCCGTTGCGCTCTATTGCCGGAAAGTCCTCATCGACGCCCGCCCGAAAGACCTCCTCCCCGAATGGCTCCGCTTCCTCAAGGGCGTCGTGGACAGCGAGGACCTGCCGCTCAACATCTCGCGCGAGACGATGCAGGACAAGGCCCTCCTCCAGAAACTCGGCACCGTCATCACCAAACGTTTCCTCAAGTTCCTCGAAGAGGAAGCCACCGCCCGCCCCGATGCGTACAACGAGTTCTACAACGAGTTCGCCATCTTCCTGAAAGAAGGCGCCGCCACGGATTACGCCAACAAGGACGCCCTCGTAAAACTGCTCCGCTTCGAGTCCTCGCTCACCGAAAAGGGCAAGGCCACCTCGCTCGCCGACTACGTTTCGCGCATCACCGGCACCGGCGACAACGCGCAGAAGGAGATCTATTACCTGATCGGCGCCAACCGCGAGGCGCTCGAAAACGGGCCCTACCTCGAAGGCTTCAAGTCGCGCGGCATCGAGGTCCTCTTCTGCTACGAGCCGGTGGACGAATACGTCATGAACAACGTCCGCGAATTCGACGGCAAGAAACTGATCTCCGCCGACCACGCCGACGTCAAACTCCCCGACGCCCCCACGCCGCCCGAGGCCGAAGGCGCGCTCACGAAGGACGAGATCGAAGACCTCGCGAAGTGGCTCAAGGAAACCCTCGGCGAGCGCGTCGAGACCGTGAAGTCCAGCGACCGCCTCGTCGAGTCGCCTGCGCTGGCGACCAACGCCGACAAGTTCATGACCCCGCACATGCGCCGCATGATGAAGGCCATGAACAAGGATGCCGCCGACGCGCCGCTCAAGGTCAACCTCGAGATCAACCCGCGCCACGCCGTGATCCGGCACCTCGCCGCCGCGCGTTCGGCGTCGCCCGAAAAGGCGAAGCTGATCGCCGAGCAGATTCTCGACAACTCGCTCATCGCCGCCGGCCTCTTCGAGGACCCGACAAAAATGATCGCCCGCCTCTACAAGCTGCTGGAGCAGGTGTAA
- a CDS encoding anion transporter, with protein MSKPCSVEKNYPLTHPLHDKKGNPIDEPGHGWRLRIGLSIAALLLLAMWFSPALPGLSQGGTRVALLAVMMAVLWVTEAIPIPATSLLPLVLLPLLGISPVRQAAAPYADPVIYLFMGGFMLALAMERWNLHRRIAFTIIGAIGTRPRSLVLGFLCAAAFISLWASNSATAMMLLPIGVSVHSLLKAMPGSQAVAREMGAALVLAIAYGSNIGGMGTVTSTPPNVILKAYMEKVHGIEISFGQWMMLGIPVVLISLPLVYLILTRVTFRVANDEIAGVKEKLASERAGLGRMSWPEWAVTGAFLLAISLWVSREVWKADAPKTAGAEWPLGALITDEVIAMGAALLLFFIPANRKKDAFVLDWTCLKKMPWDVLILFGGGLSLAAAMEKTGLVQALATALGSMSDWPPLAVVFLVTLVMIFATAFTSNTATATAFLPVIGALAIGINQPALLLCVPVTLAASADFALPVGTPPNAIAYSSGLVSLPRMLRAGIWVNLLFALLLPLLMWTLGRRVFGLD; from the coding sequence ATGAGCAAGCCCTGTTCCGTGGAAAAAAACTATCCTCTTACCCATCCCCTGCACGACAAGAAAGGCAACCCGATCGACGAACCGGGGCACGGCTGGCGCCTGCGCATCGGCCTCTCCATCGCGGCCCTGCTCCTGCTGGCCATGTGGTTTTCGCCGGCCCTGCCCGGTCTCAGCCAGGGCGGCACGCGGGTCGCCCTGCTCGCGGTGATGATGGCGGTCCTGTGGGTGACCGAGGCGATCCCCATTCCCGCGACCTCCCTCCTGCCTCTGGTGCTCCTCCCGCTGCTCGGCATCTCCCCCGTTCGCCAGGCCGCCGCCCCGTACGCGGACCCGGTCATCTATCTGTTCATGGGCGGCTTCATGCTCGCCCTCGCCATGGAGCGCTGGAACCTCCACCGGCGCATCGCCTTCACCATCATCGGCGCCATCGGCACCCGCCCGCGTTCGCTCGTGCTCGGTTTCCTCTGCGCCGCCGCCTTCATCAGCCTGTGGGCGAGCAATTCCGCCACCGCCATGATGCTGCTGCCGATCGGCGTGAGCGTCCACTCCCTGCTGAAGGCCATGCCCGGCAGCCAGGCGGTCGCCCGCGAGATGGGCGCGGCCCTCGTCCTCGCCATCGCCTACGGCTCCAACATCGGCGGCATGGGCACGGTCACCAGCACTCCGCCCAACGTCATTCTCAAAGCGTACATGGAAAAGGTCCACGGCATCGAAATCAGTTTCGGCCAGTGGATGATGCTGGGCATACCCGTGGTTCTCATCTCGCTGCCGCTGGTGTACCTCATCCTCACGCGGGTGACCTTCCGCGTGGCCAATGACGAGATCGCCGGCGTGAAGGAGAAACTCGCCAGCGAACGCGCCGGGCTCGGCCGCATGAGCTGGCCCGAGTGGGCCGTCACCGGCGCCTTCCTGCTGGCCATCAGCCTGTGGGTCTCCCGCGAAGTCTGGAAGGCCGACGCTCCGAAAACCGCCGGCGCGGAGTGGCCCCTGGGCGCGCTCATCACCGACGAAGTCATCGCCATGGGCGCGGCGCTGCTCCTCTTTTTCATCCCCGCCAACCGGAAAAAAGACGCCTTCGTCCTCGACTGGACGTGTCTCAAGAAAATGCCGTGGGATGTGCTCATCCTTTTCGGCGGCGGCCTGAGCCTGGCCGCGGCGATGGAAAAGACCGGGCTGGTCCAGGCGCTCGCCACGGCGCTCGGCAGCATGTCCGACTGGCCTCCGCTCGCCGTCGTGTTTCTCGTCACCCTCGTGATGATCTTTGCCACGGCGTTCACCAGCAACACCGCCACGGCCACCGCGTTCCTTCCGGTCATCGGCGCGCTCGCCATCGGTATCAACCAGCCTGCGCTGCTGCTCTGCGTACCCGTGACCCTCGCCGCCAGCGCTGACTTCGCGCTCCCCGTCGGCACTCCGCCCAACGCCATCGCCTACAGCTCCGGCCTCGTCTCGTTGCCGCGCATGTTGCGGGCCGGCATCTGGGTCAACCTGCTCTTCGCCCTCCTCCTCCCGCTCCTCATGTGGACGCTCGGCCGCCGGGTCTTCGGCCTGGACTGA
- a CDS encoding glycoside hydrolase, which produces MTTLDLASSAGLAGWRFRDTSKKTWLPAQVPGCVHTDLIREEKIPDPFYGTHELDLQWIEERDWEYTATFNVPASLFDDEQIDLVADGLDTVATVFLNGKKIAATENMFTGYRWPVKKLLRRGRNELRIHFRSAMDYIRSVRPEHTPRECNDPVGGCTRVRKMQCNFGWDWGPRLVTAGVWRDIRLEGWGANRLVHAHIAQTHAPDGSVTLTVTPELAMDAPVSVEVRVTLDGKDVARAFSAKRPLPWHGLPAREVPEARRVAPRRSGRNAAAPTAGGTPAPLTEPITLSIPDPQLWWPAGQGKQPLYDVEIIASSGDEKLNTIRKRIGLRTLVLDRHPDEWGESFRFVVNGRPVFIKGANWIPAHAFVAGLTRADYARDLRAAALANMNCVRLWGGGIYESEHFYDLCDELGLLVWHDFMFGCTLYPYDDAFVESVRVEAVYNVRRVHHRASLALWCGNNELVQINKPRILDTPEHKAGYERIFHDLLPAVIAEHDGTTPYWPSSEWSGDWETGHEVFEKRGDKHFWDVWHARKPVKDYEKYAFRFVSEFGMQSYSSPETNATFCPADDDNVFGPTMENHQKNRAGNQIILDYVSRRYRLPKSQDDLIWLSQLNQAYCMQVGIEHYRRLAPRCMGTIYWQLNDCWPVASWSSIEFTGRWKALHYAARRFNAPALVTAHVPGDETPVIGNYRRTTVREVHLHTVYDAPVPARGVLRWDLFRIDARAGGTKKVKSLLSGKKSVTLRYGESVNQKTLDLGAAMERYGRDNIYLRIALDVGGRTVSEDTVFLAPPRFLPLPRAKTRVRVRQLGPKEFAVAFTSPVFQHRFAFGLPGLAHMADDNWFELYPGEPKEVIVTLARPATKATVEKKLRYRSLADTYA; this is translated from the coding sequence ATGACCACGCTCGATCTTGCTTCCTCCGCCGGTCTCGCCGGCTGGCGCTTTCGCGACACTTCAAAAAAAACATGGCTGCCTGCCCAGGTGCCGGGCTGTGTCCATACGGACCTGATCCGGGAGGAAAAGATACCCGATCCCTTTTACGGCACCCACGAGCTCGACTTGCAGTGGATCGAGGAGCGCGACTGGGAGTACACGGCGACTTTCAACGTTCCGGCTTCGCTCTTCGATGACGAGCAGATCGATCTCGTTGCCGACGGGCTCGACACGGTGGCGACGGTTTTCCTCAACGGCAAAAAAATCGCCGCCACGGAAAACATGTTCACGGGCTACCGCTGGCCGGTGAAGAAGCTGCTCCGCCGCGGTCGCAACGAACTCCGCATCCATTTCCGCAGCGCGATGGACTACATCCGCTCCGTCCGTCCCGAACACACGCCGCGCGAGTGCAACGACCCTGTCGGAGGCTGCACGCGGGTCCGCAAGATGCAGTGCAACTTCGGATGGGACTGGGGACCGCGCCTCGTTACCGCCGGCGTGTGGCGCGACATCCGGCTCGAGGGCTGGGGCGCCAACCGCCTCGTCCATGCGCACATCGCCCAGACTCATGCCCCGGATGGTTCCGTAACACTCACGGTCACGCCGGAACTGGCGATGGATGCGCCGGTGTCGGTGGAAGTGCGGGTGACGCTCGACGGCAAGGACGTGGCGCGGGCTTTTTCTGCCAAACGCCCGCTTCCGTGGCACGGGCTTCCAGCCCGTGAAGTCCCGGAGGCGAGGCGCGTTGCGCCTCGTCGCAGCGGCAGGAATGCCGCCGCTCCCACGGCCGGCGGGACGCCCGCGCCACTCACAGAACCGATCACCCTGTCCATTCCCGATCCGCAACTCTGGTGGCCGGCAGGGCAGGGGAAGCAGCCGCTCTACGATGTCGAAATCATCGCCTCATCCGGTGACGAAAAACTGAATACAATCCGGAAACGCATCGGCCTGCGCACCCTCGTGCTCGACCGGCATCCCGACGAGTGGGGAGAGTCGTTCCGGTTCGTCGTCAACGGACGTCCCGTTTTCATCAAGGGCGCCAACTGGATTCCCGCTCACGCCTTTGTCGCCGGCCTCACCCGCGCCGACTACGCCCGCGATCTCCGGGCGGCCGCGCTCGCCAACATGAACTGCGTGCGCCTCTGGGGGGGAGGCATTTACGAAAGCGAGCATTTTTATGACCTGTGCGACGAACTCGGTCTGCTCGTCTGGCACGATTTCATGTTTGGCTGCACACTCTATCCCTACGATGACGCATTTGTCGAAAGCGTGCGTGTCGAGGCCGTTTATAACGTCCGTCGCGTCCACCATCGCGCGTCGCTGGCACTCTGGTGCGGCAACAACGAACTCGTGCAGATCAACAAACCCCGCATCCTCGACACGCCGGAGCACAAGGCCGGTTACGAACGTATCTTTCACGACCTGCTTCCCGCCGTCATCGCGGAGCATGACGGGACTACGCCTTACTGGCCGAGCTCCGAATGGAGCGGCGACTGGGAAACCGGTCACGAGGTTTTCGAGAAACGCGGCGACAAGCATTTCTGGGACGTGTGGCATGCCCGCAAGCCGGTCAAGGATTACGAGAAATACGCATTCCGGTTTGTATCCGAATTCGGGATGCAGAGTTATTCCTCGCCGGAAACCAACGCCACCTTCTGTCCGGCCGACGACGACAACGTCTTCGGCCCGACGATGGAGAACCATCAGAAGAACCGCGCCGGCAACCAGATCATCCTCGATTATGTTTCGCGCCGTTACCGGCTGCCGAAATCGCAGGACGACCTCATCTGGCTCTCGCAGCTCAACCAGGCCTACTGCATGCAGGTGGGCATCGAGCATTACCGCCGCCTCGCGCCGCGCTGCATGGGCACGATCTACTGGCAACTCAACGACTGCTGGCCGGTGGCGTCGTGGAGCTCGATCGAGTTCACCGGGCGCTGGAAAGCGCTGCATTACGCCGCCCGCCGTTTTAATGCGCCGGCGCTCGTCACGGCGCACGTTCCGGGTGACGAGACACCGGTCATCGGCAACTACCGCCGCACCACGGTGCGCGAGGTTCATCTCCATACGGTTTACGACGCGCCGGTTCCGGCCAGGGGCGTGTTGCGCTGGGATCTTTTCCGCATCGATGCCAGGGCGGGTGGAACAAAAAAAGTGAAGTCACTGCTTTCCGGGAAAAAATCGGTGACGTTGCGCTATGGCGAAAGCGTGAATCAGAAAACACTGGACCTCGGCGCAGCGATGGAGCGCTACGGACGCGACAACATCTATCTGCGCATCGCTCTGGATGTCGGAGGCCGCACGGTGAGCGAGGACACGGTATTTCTGGCGCCGCCGCGTTTCCTGCCGTTGCCGCGGGCGAAGACACGCGTGCGGGTGCGTCAGCTCGGACCGAAGGAGTTCGCCGTGGCATTCACCTCGCCGGTTTTCCAGCACCGGTTTGCGTTCGGGTTGCCGGGTCTCGCACACATGGCGGACGATAACTGGTTCGAGCTTTATCCAGGTGAGCCAAAGGAAGTGATCGTCACCTTGGCGCGCCCGGCGACAAAGGCGACCGTCGAGAAAAAACTACGGTATCGTTCGCTGGCAGATACGTACGCATGA